A genome region from Tolypothrix sp. PCC 7712 includes the following:
- a CDS encoding bromodomain-containing protein, with translation MDFKYRWKNGSKPNRDQAATSEHLLDESQFANEQDRSIAEQMARKHLNVPLNTNDQDQSILPQAAQPEQKQK, from the coding sequence ATGGATTTTAAATACAGGTGGAAAAATGGCAGCAAGCCCAACCGAGATCAAGCAGCGACGAGCGAGCATTTGTTAGATGAGAGTCAGTTTGCAAACGAACAAGACCGCTCAATCGCTGAACAGATGGCAAGGAAACATTTAAACGTACCTCTGAACACTAACGATCAAGACCAATCTATATTGCCACAAGCTGCTCAACCTGAACAAAAGCAGAAGTAG
- a CDS encoding ribonuclease catalytic domain-containing protein: MEKGTLVEFRVQGDRRLGVVDRPDGKTRWFVVDERSQSHSLAPRQITYTVNGQTFKPSEISSFLEQVKPYLDPSSLEVAWELLVEDGETVTPVAMANLLFSQTDAPLCYAAHCLLSDDKLYFKQKGDAYEPRTTTQVAERKHQLEVEALKARGQQEFLARVEQALAGETVEWQRHDRQRLEAIEKYAALLADVVRMGVNYDSLSRAYPPPAQVLETMTMLGRAATPQGALQLLVDLGWWSPNENLFLRRSSIPVQFPSKVLEVAQQRMDSPPSDLDTNRLDLTHLKVYTIDDESTTEIDDGLSWESLADRRERLWVHIADPTRLLMPEDELDLEARKRGSTVYLPTGMIPMFPEVLATGPMSLVQGRVCCALSFGIILDETGQVEDFSIHPSLIKPTYRLTYEDVDEMLELGVQAEPEIAAIAMWAQRRKNWRYAQGAISINMPEAMIKVKGDEISIDILDDSSSRQLVAEMMILAGEVAARYGKVHQIPLPFRGQPQPELPPEQELLQLPAGFVRACAMRRCMPKSEMSITPVRHAGLGLDTYTQATSPIRRYSDLLTHFQLKAHLRGEVLPFSAEQLKEVMMTVTSITQEVTMVERQTNRYYALEYLRRYPDQVWQVTVLMWLREDSNLALILLEDLGLQLPMSFRRSVNLGEQLLVKVSLADPQKDMIHFQEIIYQEALN; the protein is encoded by the coding sequence GTGGAGAAGGGGACGCTAGTTGAATTTAGGGTTCAAGGCGATCGCCGTCTGGGAGTCGTAGATCGCCCAGATGGAAAGACCCGCTGGTTTGTGGTAGATGAACGCAGTCAATCCCACAGCCTCGCGCCTAGACAAATTACTTATACTGTTAACGGACAAACCTTCAAGCCGTCTGAGATTAGCAGCTTTTTAGAGCAGGTAAAGCCGTATCTCGACCCATCTAGCTTAGAAGTTGCCTGGGAATTATTGGTTGAGGATGGAGAAACAGTCACTCCAGTGGCAATGGCGAATCTGCTGTTTTCTCAAACAGATGCACCGCTTTGTTACGCCGCCCATTGCTTGTTATCAGACGACAAACTTTATTTCAAGCAAAAAGGCGATGCGTATGAACCACGGACAACCACTCAGGTAGCAGAACGCAAACACCAGCTAGAAGTAGAAGCCCTCAAAGCTAGGGGACAGCAGGAATTTTTAGCGCGTGTAGAACAAGCCTTGGCAGGCGAAACTGTGGAATGGCAACGTCACGATCGCCAGCGTTTAGAAGCAATTGAAAAATATGCAGCTCTACTAGCTGATGTGGTACGGATGGGAGTAAATTATGATTCTCTGTCTCGGGCTTATCCACCACCAGCACAAGTATTAGAAACCATGACTATGCTGGGACGTGCCGCAACTCCCCAGGGCGCATTACAACTTTTGGTAGATTTGGGTTGGTGGAGTCCCAATGAAAACTTATTCTTGCGTCGTTCGTCCATTCCCGTTCAGTTTCCTAGCAAGGTATTAGAAGTGGCGCAGCAGCGTATGGATTCCCCGCCGTCCGATCTAGATACAAATCGCCTAGATTTGACTCACCTGAAGGTGTACACAATTGATGATGAAAGTACTACAGAAATCGACGATGGTCTAAGTTGGGAATCGCTAGCTGATAGGCGAGAACGTCTGTGGGTACATATTGCCGATCCCACCCGCTTATTAATGCCAGAAGATGAATTAGACCTAGAAGCCAGGAAACGGGGAAGTACAGTTTATTTGCCTACTGGGATGATTCCCATGTTCCCTGAAGTTTTGGCAACTGGCCCCATGAGTCTGGTACAGGGAAGGGTGTGTTGTGCCCTGAGTTTTGGCATTATTTTAGATGAGACTGGGCAAGTAGAAGATTTTAGTATTCATCCCAGCTTAATTAAGCCGACATACCGCCTCACCTACGAAGATGTCGATGAGATGCTGGAATTAGGTGTACAAGCAGAACCAGAAATTGCTGCGATCGCCATGTGGGCACAACGACGCAAAAATTGGCGTTACGCCCAAGGTGCGATTAGCATCAATATGCCAGAGGCGATGATCAAAGTCAAAGGCGACGAGATCAGCATTGATATTTTAGATGATTCCTCATCACGGCAACTCGTAGCGGAAATGATGATTTTAGCTGGTGAAGTCGCCGCACGCTACGGTAAAGTTCACCAAATACCCTTACCTTTTCGCGGTCAGCCACAGCCAGAATTGCCCCCAGAACAGGAATTACTCCAGTTACCAGCTGGATTTGTTCGCGCCTGTGCCATGCGTCGCTGTATGCCCAAAAGCGAAATGAGCATTACCCCAGTGCGTCATGCTGGCTTAGGTTTGGATACCTATACTCAAGCGACTTCTCCAATCCGTCGCTACAGCGATTTGCTAACTCACTTTCAACTCAAAGCCCATTTGCGCGGTGAAGTTCTACCCTTCTCCGCCGAACAGCTTAAAGAAGTGATGATGACCGTCACCAGTATCACCCAAGAAGTGACAATGGTAGAACGGCAAACTAATAGATATTACGCTTTAGAATATTTACGTCGTTACCCAGATCAAGTTTGGCAGGTAACAGTTTTGATGTGGCTGCGAGAAGATAGCAATTTAGCCCTAATTCTCTTAGAGGATTTAGGTTTACAACTACCAATGTCTTTCCGTCGTTCGGTAAATTTAGGCGAACAGTTATTAGTAAAAGTTAGCCTTGCCGACCCGCAAAAAGATATGATTCACTTTCAAGAAATCATTTATCAAGAAGCACTTAATTAA
- the rpmG gene encoding 50S ribosomal protein L33: MAKSKGVRIIVTLECTECRTNANKRTPGVSRYTTTKNRRNTTNRLELKKFCSHCNTHTVHKEIK; encoded by the coding sequence ATGGCTAAGAGTAAAGGTGTCCGCATCATCGTGACACTAGAATGTACCGAATGTCGCACTAACGCTAACAAGCGCACCCCTGGTGTTTCCCGGTATACCACCACGAAAAATCGGCGTAACACCACCAACCGATTAGAACTGAAAAAGTTCTGTTCTCATTGCAACACACACACAGTCCACAAGGAAATTAAGTAA
- a CDS encoding sugar transferase, with amino-acid sequence MSMTTFTTDAKGCTVENLALWNHIDSVNLSPQSLHPSISSTAKRLIDIFGAIVGLIITAVVAIPVAILTFVDDPGPIFYSQIRCGLQGKPFRIWKFRSMVVNADKLKHLVKNQAQGHIFKAVDDPRITRVGKFLRRTSLDELPQFWNVLLGDMSLVGTRPPTPDEVIHYEPHHWERLQVKPGITGEWQANGRSSITDFEKVVSMDIDYQRKWSVTYDLSLIFKTIRVVFLKTGAY; translated from the coding sequence ATGTCCATGACTACTTTTACTACTGATGCAAAAGGTTGTACTGTGGAAAATTTAGCATTATGGAATCACATCGATTCCGTAAATTTATCACCACAGTCTTTACACCCCTCTATCAGCAGCACAGCAAAAAGATTGATTGATATTTTCGGTGCGATTGTCGGGCTAATCATTACAGCAGTGGTAGCAATTCCAGTAGCAATTCTTACCTTTGTTGATGATCCAGGCCCGATATTTTATTCGCAAATTCGTTGTGGCCTTCAAGGTAAACCCTTCCGTATCTGGAAGTTTCGCTCGATGGTTGTCAATGCTGACAAACTCAAGCATTTGGTAAAAAACCAAGCTCAAGGTCACATTTTTAAAGCTGTAGACGATCCCCGCATTACTCGTGTGGGTAAGTTCTTACGTCGTACCAGCTTAGATGAATTACCTCAGTTTTGGAACGTCCTGCTGGGGGATATGAGTTTAGTTGGTACTCGCCCACCTACTCCTGATGAAGTGATTCATTATGAACCTCATCATTGGGAAAGATTGCAAGTTAAGCCAGGTATTACTGGAGAATGGCAAGCTAATGGTCGTTCTAGTATTACCGACTTTGAAAAAGTAGTCAGTATGGATATCGACTATCAGCGTAAGTGGTCGGTTACTTACGACCTCAGCCTCATTTTTAAAACAATCAGGGTTGTCTTTTTAAAGACAGGTGCTTATTAA
- a CDS encoding RDD family protein, with translation MTIERLPQKHYPKAELGRRGMALGLDFFVVWLISAFLGNSNLGIQVMQIFVFAIAWIVLRVLVVYNNQGQSLGRWAFDLKILEVEEGEVVGRIPTLLALLKREAITALGAICVAIALGNIRANPTAILLVIPLAIDCGIAFNDTQLRQALHDRYSGTIIVSSRRGYSLDIKVKRLVENLRRNVRR, from the coding sequence ATGACTATCGAACGATTACCCCAAAAACATTATCCCAAGGCTGAACTTGGGCGGCGCGGTATGGCGTTGGGATTAGATTTCTTTGTTGTCTGGTTAATTAGTGCCTTTTTGGGAAACAGCAATTTAGGCATTCAGGTGATGCAAATTTTTGTGTTTGCGATCGCTTGGATAGTTTTACGGGTACTAGTTGTATATAACAACCAGGGACAAAGTTTAGGGCGTTGGGCTTTTGACCTCAAAATTTTGGAAGTCGAAGAGGGAGAGGTTGTAGGCAGAATTCCGACTCTGCTAGCATTGCTAAAGCGCGAAGCGATAACTGCTTTGGGTGCTATTTGCGTGGCAATTGCCTTAGGCAATATTCGCGCCAACCCCACTGCTATACTGCTAGTAATTCCTCTGGCGATTGACTGTGGTATAGCCTTTAATGATACCCAGTTGCGTCAAGCTTTGCATGACCGCTATTCAGGAACTATCATCGTTTCGTCGCGTCGTGGCTATTCGCTAGATATAAAAGTCAAGCGATTAGTTGAAAATTTACGGCGGAATGTGAGAAGATAG
- a CDS encoding sensor histidine kinase translates to MQTAILQTRNSQQQVIAVITHQAELLQHQYADFAKYALELKNLWSEVKAHVNSEKYKHENNSEGIPDFLKAHSRIKEEYISQVEKLMAEIPANSNFKLEDIEPLQELLVKFSSSSIALEYDLIDDDLNHVINASYQDEKQAEVALSDAETIRFKIVATSILLSIILAGIVAHYTSYLLTAPILAVTKVAKRTTEELNFNILAPVTTQDEIGILASSLNSLIQRLAQYTDELELARETLETRVNERTHELTQALNSLKQTQTHLIQTEKMSALGQMVAGVAHEINNPVNFIYANLSYITNYTNDLIALIELYQQRYPQTEPAILKFTEDIDLNYICEDLPKITNSMEVGAQRIREIVLSLRNFSRLDEAEMKSVNIHEGIESTLLILQHRLKSKPGYPEIEIIKEYGNLPAIECYVGKLNQVFMNILMNSLDAFESQGQKCSINRNKTATNTIIIRTQIHEKDWVRISIKDNGIGISEQVKSKIFDPFFTTKPVGEGTGLGLAVSYQIIVEKHKGYLRCISELGEGTEFQMEIPISQR, encoded by the coding sequence TTGCAGACTGCTATTTTACAAACAAGGAACAGTCAACAACAAGTTATTGCTGTAATTACTCATCAAGCAGAATTATTGCAGCATCAATACGCTGATTTTGCTAAGTATGCACTTGAATTGAAAAATCTGTGGTCTGAAGTAAAGGCTCATGTGAATAGCGAAAAATATAAACATGAGAACAACAGTGAAGGCATACCAGATTTTCTAAAAGCTCATTCAAGAATAAAAGAAGAATATATCAGCCAAGTAGAAAAGCTGATGGCAGAGATTCCTGCTAACTCTAATTTTAAACTAGAAGATATTGAACCATTACAAGAATTGTTAGTGAAATTTTCTAGCAGTTCTATAGCCCTAGAATATGATTTAATTGATGATGACTTAAATCACGTAATTAATGCCTCTTATCAGGATGAGAAACAAGCGGAAGTAGCACTAAGTGATGCAGAAACAATCCGCTTTAAAATTGTTGCCACCAGCATTTTACTATCAATAATACTAGCTGGTATTGTTGCTCACTACACAAGCTACCTATTAACGGCTCCTATTTTAGCTGTGACTAAAGTTGCAAAGCGCACAACTGAAGAATTGAACTTTAATATATTAGCGCCTGTAACTACACAAGATGAAATAGGAATCTTAGCTAGCTCGCTCAATAGTTTAATTCAACGTCTAGCGCAATACACTGATGAATTAGAATTAGCACGTGAGACTTTAGAAACTAGGGTGAATGAAAGAACTCATGAACTGACACAAGCTTTAAATTCATTAAAGCAGACACAAACTCACCTCATTCAAACAGAAAAAATGTCTGCTCTTGGTCAAATGGTAGCTGGTGTTGCTCATGAAATTAATAATCCTGTGAACTTTATTTATGCAAATTTATCTTATATTACCAACTATACAAATGATTTAATTGCATTAATTGAACTTTACCAGCAACGCTACCCTCAAACAGAACCAGCAATACTTAAATTTACCGAAGATATTGACTTAAATTATATTTGTGAGGATTTACCAAAAATTACAAATTCTATGGAAGTAGGTGCCCAGCGTATTCGTGAGATTGTACTAAGTTTAAGGAACTTCTCAAGACTGGATGAAGCTGAAATGAAATCAGTCAATATTCATGAAGGAATTGAAAGTACTTTGCTAATTTTGCAACATCGCCTGAAAAGCAAGCCTGGTTATCCAGAAATTGAAATCATCAAAGAATATGGTAATTTGCCAGCCATCGAATGCTATGTTGGGAAACTGAACCAAGTATTTATGAATATTTTAATGAATTCTCTTGATGCGTTTGAAAGCCAAGGTCAGAAATGTTCAATTAATCGAAATAAAACTGCTACGAATACTATTATTATTCGCACTCAAATTCATGAAAAAGATTGGGTGAGAATTAGTATCAAAGATAATGGAATTGGAATTAGTGAGCAAGTAAAATCTAAAATATTTGACCCGTTTTTTACGACAAAACCAGTGGGAGAAGGTACCGGTTTAGGGTTAGCAGTTAGCTATCAAATTATCGTCGAAAAACATAAGGGATATCTGAGATGCATATCAGAATTGGGAGAAGGAACTGAGTTTCAAATGGAAATACCTATTAGTCAAAGGTGA
- the glp gene encoding gephyrin-like molybdotransferase Glp, giving the protein MLSVSDTEAVILNLVQPLDAQGNTENVDLLAAAGRILATPVTSQLDFPHWDNSAMDGYAVRYEDVQHSNPEQPVVLEIVEEIPAGYQPQYTILQGQAARIFTGAIIPQGADTVVIQEVTNRQDKQVEILSAPKPQEFVRHKGEFYQAGTQLLPSGILLTPAEIAVLAAAQCAQVSVYRRPRVAIFSTGDELVTLEQSLKAGQIVDSNGYALAALVKQAGAEALMLGIVKDDPVALEKTIAYAIANADIVISSGGVSVGDYDYVDKILESLGAEIHIRAVAMRPGKPLTVASFSTQNSALYFGLPGNPAAVLVTFLRFVQPAIKKLSGLSAGWQVKFVNVRSHQELRSDGKRETYIWGQLQLIDGVYEFRKAGGSHSSGNLINLAQTNALAVIPVATTLIPPGDEVLVLLTL; this is encoded by the coding sequence ATGCTATCAGTCAGCGATACAGAAGCAGTTATTTTAAATTTAGTCCAACCTCTGGATGCTCAGGGTAATACAGAAAATGTTGATTTATTAGCAGCCGCAGGACGCATTCTCGCTACACCTGTCACTAGTCAGCTGGACTTTCCCCATTGGGATAACTCGGCTATGGATGGCTATGCAGTGCGTTATGAAGATGTACAGCACTCAAACCCTGAACAGCCAGTAGTTTTGGAGATTGTTGAGGAAATTCCCGCAGGTTATCAGCCCCAATATACAATTTTACAGGGTCAGGCGGCCCGGATTTTTACAGGTGCAATTATCCCCCAAGGTGCAGATACTGTAGTGATTCAAGAAGTAACAAACCGCCAAGACAAGCAAGTTGAGATTCTCTCTGCACCCAAACCCCAAGAATTTGTCAGACACAAAGGTGAGTTTTACCAAGCTGGAACTCAGTTACTACCATCCGGAATTCTCCTAACCCCAGCAGAAATTGCTGTGTTAGCAGCGGCCCAGTGCGCTCAAGTCAGTGTTTACCGTCGTCCGCGTGTGGCAATTTTTTCCACAGGAGATGAACTAGTAACTCTTGAACAATCTCTAAAAGCAGGACAAATTGTCGATTCTAACGGCTATGCACTCGCAGCTTTAGTTAAGCAAGCGGGAGCAGAAGCGTTAATGTTAGGTATTGTTAAGGACGATCCTGTAGCACTTGAGAAAACCATAGCCTACGCCATCGCTAATGCTGATATAGTCATCTCTTCCGGTGGGGTTTCGGTAGGAGATTATGATTATGTTGACAAAATTCTGGAGTCACTAGGAGCAGAAATTCACATTCGTGCTGTAGCTATGAGGCCGGGTAAACCGTTGACTGTAGCTAGCTTCTCCACACAAAATTCAGCGCTGTACTTTGGTTTACCAGGAAACCCGGCGGCGGTGTTGGTAACCTTTTTGCGGTTTGTCCAGCCAGCAATTAAGAAACTTTCAGGGCTAAGTGCAGGTTGGCAAGTAAAATTTGTGAACGTGCGATCGCATCAAGAACTGCGATCGGATGGTAAGCGCGAAACTTATATTTGGGGTCAATTACAGTTAATTGATGGAGTTTACGAATTTCGCAAAGCTGGTGGTAGCCACAGTTCCGGCAATTTAATTAATTTAGCTCAAACCAATGCCCTAGCCGTTATCCCAGTCGCTACAACCTTAATTCCTCCAGGCGACGAGGTGTTAGTTTTGCTTACTTTATAG
- the rpsR gene encoding 30S ribosomal protein S18: MSYYRRRLSPIKPGEPIDYKDVDLLRKFVTERGKILPRRITGLTSQQQRDLTLAIKRARIVALLPFINAEG, encoded by the coding sequence ATGAGTTACTACCGTCGTCGTCTGTCTCCGATCAAGCCGGGAGAACCAATAGATTATAAAGATGTTGATTTGTTGCGGAAGTTTGTCACAGAGCGCGGTAAAATCCTGCCACGGCGGATTACTGGGCTGACATCTCAGCAACAGAGAGATTTAACATTGGCGATTAAACGTGCCCGGATTGTGGCATTGTTGCCGTTTATCAATGCGGAAGGCTAA
- a CDS encoding histidine kinase produces MGEDEGDKGDKGDEEDENKFLISITNYPLPITNYQLPNDK; encoded by the coding sequence ATGGGTGAAGATGAGGGAGATAAGGGAGATAAGGGAGATGAGGAAGATGAAAATAAATTCTTAATCTCTATTACCAATTACCCATTACCAATTACCAATTACCAATTACCAAATGACAAATGA
- a CDS encoding carbohydrate ABC transporter permease: MKIFWHNSQFKILGTYSILGAIALLTLFPLLWLISTALKSPSENILQSPPQLLPSQPTLDNFANVWHSLPFAQYLYNSTLVALLTVGLNLLFCSLAAYPLARLSFPGRDWIFIAIVSTIMIPFQIVMIPLYILTVQIGLRNTYLGMIFPSLASAFGIFLLRQAFMSVPKEIEEAARMDGSSELGLWWYVMLPAVRPALATLAIFVFIGSWSDFLWPLIVIQDENLYTLPLGVAKLAGTFSLDWRLVAAGSVISIAPVLVLFLFLQRYIVPTETGSGVKG; this comes from the coding sequence ATGAAAATTTTTTGGCATAATTCCCAATTTAAAATTTTAGGAACATATAGTATTTTAGGCGCGATCGCACTCTTAACTCTGTTTCCATTGCTGTGGCTAATTAGTACAGCCTTGAAATCACCCTCAGAAAACATTTTGCAATCGCCACCGCAGCTATTACCCAGCCAACCTACATTAGATAATTTTGCTAACGTCTGGCATTCTCTACCTTTTGCCCAGTATCTCTACAACAGTACGCTGGTGGCATTGTTAACTGTGGGTTTAAATCTGCTGTTTTGCTCCTTAGCAGCCTATCCCTTAGCCAGGCTGTCATTCCCAGGACGAGATTGGATTTTTATCGCCATTGTTTCCACGATTATGATTCCCTTTCAAATCGTGATGATTCCCTTATATATTTTGACTGTCCAAATAGGTTTGAGAAATACTTATTTAGGAATGATTTTTCCCAGTTTAGCTTCTGCTTTTGGGATTTTTCTATTGCGCCAAGCTTTTATGAGCGTTCCTAAAGAAATAGAAGAAGCTGCCCGTATGGATGGCAGCTCCGAGTTAGGTTTATGGTGGTATGTAATGTTGCCGGCAGTTCGCCCAGCACTTGCAACCCTGGCTATTTTCGTCTTTATCGGTTCTTGGAGTGATTTTTTGTGGCCGTTAATTGTTATCCAAGACGAAAATTTATACACTCTTCCCCTGGGCGTTGCAAAGCTTGCAGGTACGTTTTCTCTTGATTGGCGGTTGGTAGCTGCTGGTTCGGTAATTTCTATTGCCCCTGTATTGGTACTATTTCTCTTCTTGCAACGCTATATCGTACCTACAGAAACTGGTAGTGGAGTAAAAGGTTAA